A genomic segment from Neobacillus sp. YX16 encodes:
- the dapB gene encoding 4-hydroxy-tetrahydrodipicolinate reductase translates to METVKIIIAGPRGRMGSEAVKMVTNTEHFELIAAVDHKHDGHMLSDLEGFHSINNVPIFSSIEKCLQNVECDVLIDLTTPEVGMHHARTALQHNVRPVVGTTGFTKADLEELEHICKEKELGCIIAPNFALGAVLMMKFSQMAAKYFNDIEIIELHHDQKLDAPSGTAVKTAEMMASVREFKQQGHPDEKETISGARGAEFNGMHIHSVRLPGLVAHQQVLFGSDGQTLSIRHDSYNRTSFMSGVKIAVETVMKQDLFVYGLENILE, encoded by the coding sequence ATGGAAACGGTGAAAATTATTATAGCGGGACCAAGAGGACGGATGGGGAGCGAAGCCGTCAAAATGGTAACCAATACGGAACATTTTGAATTAATCGCAGCAGTTGACCATAAACATGATGGCCACATGTTAAGTGACTTAGAGGGTTTCCATTCAATAAATAATGTCCCTATTTTTTCATCTATTGAGAAGTGCCTGCAAAATGTTGAGTGTGATGTATTAATTGATCTAACTACACCTGAAGTCGGCATGCATCATGCCAGAACAGCACTTCAACATAATGTGAGACCTGTGGTGGGGACTACTGGTTTTACAAAAGCTGACTTAGAAGAGTTGGAGCATATATGTAAGGAAAAGGAACTAGGCTGTATAATAGCACCAAATTTTGCTCTTGGCGCTGTTTTAATGATGAAGTTTTCACAAATGGCTGCAAAATATTTTAATGATATTGAAATAATCGAACTTCACCACGATCAAAAGCTTGACGCTCCATCCGGCACTGCTGTGAAGACTGCTGAAATGATGGCGTCTGTAAGAGAATTCAAACAACAGGGACATCCTGATGAAAAGGAAACAATAAGTGGTGCAAGGGGTGCAGAATTTAACGGTATGCACATTCACTCCGTGAGACTGCCAGGACTCGTTGCCCATCAACAGGTTTTATTTGGATCAGATGGCCAAACGTTATCCATTCGTCATGATTCCTATAATCGCACTTCCTTTATGTCTGGTGTGAAAATAGCTGTAGAGACGGTAATGAAGCAAGACC
- a CDS encoding nucleotide pyrophosphohydrolase: MANGKTIKDLQKEVDTYISQFKEGYFSPLAMVARLTEELGELAREVNHQYGEKPKKSSETEKAIEEELGDLLFVIICLANSLNIDLEEAHGYVMNKFNTRDKDRWTKIEKKDEE, from the coding sequence GTGGCCAATGGCAAAACTATCAAAGACCTGCAGAAGGAAGTAGATACATACATAAGTCAATTTAAGGAAGGGTATTTTAGTCCACTTGCGATGGTAGCTCGGCTTACGGAAGAGCTAGGTGAGCTTGCCAGAGAAGTCAATCATCAATATGGTGAGAAGCCTAAGAAATCCAGCGAAACGGAAAAGGCTATTGAGGAGGAGCTGGGAGATCTTCTTTTTGTCATCATTTGCTTGGCCAATTCATTAAATATTGACTTGGAAGAGGCACACGGTTATGTTATGAACAAATTTAATACCAGAGATAAGGACCGCTGGACGAAGATAGAAAAGAAGGATGAGGAGTGA
- a CDS encoding YitT family protein, whose protein sequence is MIFGLKMKNVLFILIGTAIMSFGLVNFNMQNKLAEGGFTGITLLLYFMFKWDPSYTNLILNIPLFFVGWKLLGRNAFIYTLLGTVGLSVFLWIFQRYSIDMPLKDDLLLAALFAGVFLGIGLGIIFRYGGTTGGVDIIARLVQKYAGWSMGRTMFIFDIGVIGLSVLTYLNYKEAMYTLVAVFIGARVIDFIQEGAYTARGAMIVSDRNDDIAKKIMEEMDRGVTVLKGYGSFTKIEREVLYCVVAKNEIVRLKNLITSVDPHAFVSVTVVHDVHGEGFTLDENKKPIEI, encoded by the coding sequence ATGATATTTGGTCTTAAAATGAAAAACGTTTTATTTATTTTAATTGGAACAGCGATTATGTCTTTTGGACTGGTCAATTTTAATATGCAGAATAAACTTGCCGAAGGCGGCTTTACCGGTATAACGCTACTTCTATACTTCATGTTCAAATGGGATCCATCTTATACAAACTTAATTTTAAATATCCCTCTCTTTTTTGTCGGCTGGAAATTACTCGGTAGAAATGCTTTTATATACACACTTCTTGGCACGGTCGGTCTATCCGTTTTTTTATGGATATTCCAGCGTTATTCGATTGACATGCCGCTAAAAGATGATTTATTACTAGCTGCACTATTTGCGGGTGTTTTTCTTGGAATTGGATTAGGGATTATCTTTCGCTATGGCGGTACGACAGGTGGAGTCGATATCATTGCACGACTTGTCCAGAAATATGCTGGCTGGAGCATGGGAAGGACCATGTTTATCTTTGACATAGGAGTGATTGGGTTATCTGTTCTTACCTATCTCAATTATAAAGAAGCAATGTACACTCTAGTAGCTGTATTTATTGGAGCTAGGGTTATTGATTTTATTCAAGAAGGTGCCTATACGGCCAGAGGTGCAATGATTGTTTCTGATAGAAATGATGATATTGCGAAAAAAATTATGGAAGAAATGGATAGAGGCGTTACTGTTCTGAAAGGGTATGGTTCTTTTACTAAAATAGAGAGAGAAGTTTTATACTGTGTTGTGGCTAAAAACGAAATCGTTCGTTTAAAAAACTTGATTACCTCAGTTGATCCACATGCGTTTGTTTCTGTCACTGTTGTCCATGATGTCCATGGAGAAGGATTTACACTAGATGAAAATAAAAAGCCTATTGAAATCTAG